A window of Apium graveolens cultivar Ventura chromosome 8, ASM990537v1, whole genome shotgun sequence contains these coding sequences:
- the LOC141679759 gene encoding uncharacterized protein LOC141679759 → MYFMYGPGGTGKTFLWSTIISKLRSEGKIVVAVASSGIASLLLDGGRTAHSHFKIPIDMDEFSCCDNKQNTYLAELICNTSLVIWDKAPMHHRYIFEAVDHTFRDIRRDAQSLPFGGIPVLLCGDFRQTLPVVPKKGDGSEPTFLLGDDPDPSWIKIPDEVRVNHKGDALEANINEIYGELYHMHGDIEYLRDRAILTPLNEFVDSANNEVLKRLPRDFKVYKSCDGICKASSSSIVDEALYPPEYLNCLRFSGVPNHEIRIKAGAPIMLFRNLNPKKGLCNGTRLIITWCYPFVIEALIITGNKIGETTYIPRINMSPADKTFPFLLKRKQFPVVVSYAMTINKSQCQTVKNVGLYLPKPFFSHGHFYVAVSRVTSPKGLKITCVDRDTTYVGHTKNIVCREIFDNIM, encoded by the exons ATGTACTTCATGTATGGTCCAGGTGGAACAGGAAAAACTTTCTTGTGGTCAACCATCATATCCAAATTAAGAAGTGAAGGTAAAATTGTAGTCGCAGTTGCCTCTTCCGGAATAGCTTCTCTGTTGTTGGATGGTGGGAGGACAGCTCACTCtcattttaaaatccctattGATATGGATGAATTTAGTTGCTGTGACAATAAGCAAAATACATATCTTGCAGAACTCATATGCAACACCAGCTTAGTCATATGGGATAAGGCACCCATGCATCACCGGTATATATTTGAAGCAGTCGATCACACATTTCGTGATATCCGCCGTGATGCACAATCCTTGCCATTCGGTGGCATTCCTGTACTCCTATGTGGGGATTTTAGACAGACTTTACCTGTGGTGCCAAAAAAAG GTGATGGCTCCGAGCCAACTTTTCTTCTTGGTGATGACCCTGATCCGTCATGGATCAAAATACCAGATGAG GTACGCGTAAATCACAAGGGTGATGCACTAGAAGCaaatattaatgaaatttatggAGAACTCTATCATATGCATGGAGATATAGAATATCTACGTGATAGAGCTATATTAACACCTCTCAATGAATTCGTCGATTCTGCTAACAACGAAGTCTTGAAGAGGTTACCCCGGGATTTCAAGGTATACAAGAGTTGTGACGGTATATGCAAGGCATCCTCTAGCAGTATAGTAGATGAGGCACTGTATCCTCCAGAGTATTTGAACTGTTTGAGGTTTAGTGGAGTGCCAAACCACGAGATCCGAATTAAGGCAGGTGCACCAATAATGCTCTTTCGCAATCTAAATCCAAAAAAAGGGTTATGTAACGGAACTCGACTCATTATCACATGGTGCTACCCCTTTGTCATTGAGGCCTTGATTATAACAGGTAACAAAATTGGCGAAACCACTTACATTCCTCGGATAAATATGTCACCCGCAGATAAAACATTCCCTTTTCTTCTGAAAAGAAAGCAATTCCCGGTGGTTGTGTCATATGCGATGACTATAAACAAAAGTCAGTGCCAAACAGTCAAGAATGTAGGATTATATTTACCAAAACCTTTTTTTAGCCATGGCCACTTTTATGTAGCTGTATCTAGAGTCACTTCCCCAAAAGGTCTAAAAATTACTTGCGTTGACAGGGATACAACTTATGTTGGCCACACAAAAAATATTGTGTGCCGAGAGATATTTGACAACATAATGTAG
- the LOC141679760 gene encoding uncharacterized protein LOC141679760, with product MYDSHEAIDHRLNFSKDRDDVDARIVATLQEMIDHNDLLNDRDIIAEDKRFGLKHISDLHPCFISLQYPLLFPFGEDGFRTNIKHRNISSSEDRRKSTVSQREYYSFRLQYRIGEGRTLILGGRLLLQFIVDACFRRGDIDAIYVGKRVILPSNFTKGYRYMQQNFQDSLAVCKEYGHPNLFITFTCNPKWVEIQGAVNLASSQAASVRPDIVARVFKMKLDVMIDDFTKNNVLGQVLKEDIDTVICAELPDKNVDHFAYKAVSQFMMHGPCREANPKCPTAEASWRILEFPIHHREPFVQRLYFHLESEQEVRFRDNETLLEIVCQVDPDGIMFIQWLMNNRCEELGRDLTFVKYPLNFGGMHQLSLDFLRKKIDVIGRMVYAHPAAGERYYLRLLLNFVVGPKSFEEIRTVDGVVYPTYKEAYFHRGLLESDKEWHVALGDASLCANVAQLRDSFVTLLVFCEIRLWGKYWTALADDIEYKRRKIYNNPTLTINTGDKQMLALEEHNNLLKQYGKKNSDYQGLPELNTATTSKYRNELLVEEMMYDRERLRLKVTTNLDRLNQMQHTVF from the exons ATGTACGATTCTCATGAGGCCATTGATCATCGGCTTAATTTCTCAAAGGATAGAGATGACGTAGATGCACGTATTGTTGCAACATTGCAAGAAATGATCGATC ATAATGACCTTTTGAATGATAGGGATATAATTGCTGAGGATAAAAGATTTGGATTGAAGCACATTAGCGACTTACATCCTTGTTTCATCTCATTGCAATATCCTTTGCTCTTCCCATTTGGAGAAGATGGCTTCAGAACTAATATAAAGCATCGAAACATATCTTCTTCTGAAGATCGGAGAAAGAGTACAGTTAGCCAGCGTGAATATTATTCATTTAGGTTGCAGTACCGAATTGGCGAGGGCCGAACTCTAATACTCGGTGGTCGACTGCTTCTGCAATTTATAGTTGATGCGTG CTTTAGACGCGGAGATATCGACGCCATATATGTTGGCAAACGTGTTATTTTACCATCAAACTTTACAAAAGGATATAGATATATGCAACAGAACTTTCAAGATTCACTAGCTGTTTGCAAAGAGTATGGGCACCCAAACTTATTCATTACATTCACTTGCAACCCAAAGTGGGTAGAAATTCAGGGTGCTGTCAACCTAGCAAGCTCCCAAGCAGCCTCTGTGCGGCCAGATATTGTAGCACGGGTGTTTAAAATGAAGCTTGATGTGATGATAGATGATTTCACAAAGAATAATGTATTGGGTCAAGTCCTGAAAG AAGACATTGATACTGTGATATGTGCTGAATTACCGGATAAAAATGTCGATCATTTTGCTTATAAGGCTGTCTCACAATTTATGATGCACGGACCATGCAGGGAGGCAAATCCTAAATGCCCAA CAGCAGAAGCATCTTGGCGTATACTTGAGTTTCCCATCCACCATAGAGAACCTTTTGTGCAGCGCTTATATTTTCATCTTGAAAGTGAACAGGAGGTCAGGTTCCGTGATAATGAGACTTTGCTTGAGATTGTCTGCCAAGTAGATCCCGATGGCATAATGTTCATTCAGTGGTTAATGAATAATCGGTGCGAGGAACTTGGCCGTGATCTAACATTTGTAAAATATCCTTTAAATTTTGGTGGGATGCATCAGTTAAGCCTTGATTTCCTCAGAAAAAAAATTGATGTAATTGGACGCATGGTTTACGCTCATCCTGCAGCTGGGGAGAGATATTACCTTCGATTATTGTTGAACTTTGTTGTTGGACCTAAGTCGTTTGAAGAAATTAGAACTGTGGATGGAGTGGTTTATCCAACTTATAAAGAAGCATATTTCCATAGGGGTTTACTTGAATCAGATAAAGAATGGCACGTAGCTCTTGGAGATGCTTCACTTTGTGCTAATGTTGCACAACTGCGTGATTCATTTGTTACATTGCTGGTTTTCTGTGAAATCCGACTTTGGGGAAAATATTGGACTGCATTAGCTGATGATATTGAATATAAGAGAAGGAAAATTTATAACAATCCCACTCTAACAATTAACACTGGCGATAAACAAATGTTGGCACTAGAGGAGCATAATAATCTGTTAAAACAATAtggtaaaaaaaattctgactaTCAAGGTTTACCGGAGCTAAACACAGCTACTACTTCAAAGTACAGGAACGAGCTATTGGTGGAGGAAATGATGTATGACCGGGAAAGACTTAGGCTTAAGGTAACTACAAATTTAGATCGTCTGAATCAGATGCAACATACTGTATTCTAA